Genomic segment of Acidimicrobiales bacterium:
ATCATCACCGGCTACGGCCTCACCGAGTCGACCGGCACGGTGACAATGTGCCGCTACGACGACGACCCCGAGACCATCGCCAACACATGCGGCCGGGCCATCCCTGACACCGAGGTCCGAGTCGTCGACGATGCCGGCCGCGAGGTCGCGAGAGGCGAGCCGGGCGAGGTGGTGGTGCGCGGCTACCACGTGATGAAGGGGTACTTCGACGAGCCCGAGGAGACCGCCGCCGCCATCGACGCCGATGGCTGGCTGCACACCGGCGACATCGCGGTGATGGACGAGCGCGGGTACCTGCGCATCACCGATCGGAAGAAGGACATGTTCATCGTGGGCGGGTTCAACGCCTACCCGGCGGAGATCGAGAACATCCTGCTCGGCAACCCGAAGGTCGCCCAGGTAGCGGTCGTTGGCGTACCCGACGAGCGCATGGGCGAGGTGGGCGCGGCGTTCGTGATCCCCCGGCCGGGCGAGAACCTCACCCCGAGCGAGGTCATCGAGTGGTCTCGCCAGGTGATGGCGAACTACAAGGTGCCCCGCCGCGTCGAGATCGTCGAGGCCCTGCCGCTCAACGCCAGTGGCAAGGTCCTCAAGTACGAGCTGCGTGACGAGGCGACGCGACCAGCGCGACCCTGAGCCCGCCGGGGGCTACCGCCCCGCGGCGGCGTCGCGGAAGCGGGTCGAGCGGTGCACCGGGTCGCCGTCGAGCTTGGGGATGATGTGCTCGCCGAACAGCTGGATGGTCTCCAAGGCGGCGCTCATGGGCATGTCGATCGGCATGCCGAACACGAGCTGGTCGGCGCCGACGCTCTCGTAGCGCCGAACCTGCTCGAGCACCTCGTCGGGATCCCCGCAGAGCATGTAGCCCTCGTTGATCCGGAGGTCGACGTCCTCGGGGGTGGGCTCGGGCAGCACGGCCGGCCAGTCGGGCACCTCCTGGGGCTTCGGGAAGGTGTCGTGGTAGCGGAACACGAGGCTCTGGAGGTAGGAGATGCCCATGTCCTGGACGATCTGGCGCGCCTTGCGGCCGTCCTCCAGGCACACGACCCCGTTGGTGATCATCACGTTGTCGTTCACGTAGGCCCCGACGGGCTCGGCGTCGCCGATGGCGTCCTTGTAGGCCTGCACCATCGGCGCCATAGCTCCGATGGCCGACGTGTTGAAACCGAGGACGCCGACACCGAGGCGGGCGGCCTTCTCGTAGGTCGGCGGGTTCCCCGCTGCCATCCAGATCGGAGGATGCGGCCGGCGCCAGGGCTTGGGCAGGACGTTGCGATTGGGCACCGAGAACGCCTTGCCCTGGTGGTGGTACTCGGTTTCGTTCCACATCCGGAGGAACTCGGGGATGACCTCGTCGAACACCTCCTTGGTCACCGCCGTGCTCTCGATGCCGAAGCCGGTCACCTCCCGGCTCCCGGCGCCCCGACCGGTGCCGAACTCGAAGCGCCCGTCGCTCAGGTGGTCCAGCATGGCCACCCGCTCGGCGACCCGGACCGGGTGGTTCACCTGCGGGTTGAGGTTGAAGATGCCCGAGCCGACGTGGATCCGGTCGGTCACCGCGGAGAGATGGGCCAGGTAGACCTCGTTGGCCGACATGTGGGAGTACTCGTCGAGGAAGTGGTGCTCGGTGACCCACACGTACTTCCACCCCGCCCGATCGGCCGCCTTCACCAGCTCGACCTCGTTCATGATGGCGTGGTGCTCGGCGTCGGGGTCGGCCTCGACGCGGCGCCGGGGCAGGTGGGCCTGGACGAAGATCCCGAACTCCATGGTTGTCGTGGCCTCCGATTCCCAGCTCGCATCCGACGGTGTGTCAGATAATAACCGCTGCTCAGCAGGCGAAAAGACCACCGATGTCAGCGGATTGTCAGCGCTTTGCCGATCACGAGCCCGGCGACCTCGGACGCGGCGTCTGAGGCGACCGTCTCGAGGACGTGGGAGTACGTCTCGAGCAGCATCGTGACGCTGTGGCCCAGCCGGGCGGCGACCACGGCCGGGTGTTGGTTGGCCAGCAGGGAGAGGCTGGCGTTGGTGTGCCTCAGGTCGTGAAACCGGATGACCGGGACCCCCGCTTTCCGGGCCAGCCGCTCGATTGTCTGCGACATGCTGACCGGCGAGAGGGCCGTCCCGTCCTCCCTGGTGAAGACGAGCTCAATATTGGTCCATGCTGTCTCCCAGGCCAGTCGCTCCTGAGCCTGCCGGGCGCGGTGAGCACGCAAGGCAGCCACGACCCGGGCGTCGAGGGCGAGCCGGCGGACGGATCGCTTCGTCTTCGGCGGACCGAAAACAGGTCGACCGTGTGCGGACAATCGAGTTCACCTTTTCTCAGCAGAGCGTGGGTCGCATCGCCTCGGCGCTTCACCTGTCCATCCGTGATCACACGCTCGCACTGCCCGACGACGCTGCGCTCCTCGACGAGCTGGCCAACGTCCGGCTCCGTGAGACATCGCCGGGTGTGCTCCGTATGGATCACGACCCCGATCGACACGATGACCGCGCCGTCGCTCTGGCCCTCGCCTGTCATTGGCTGCTCGAGCACGGCCAGCGCAAGGGCCCGAGGATGCACTTCAACGGCCCACACAACAACTGGGGCGCAGCGCAACCCGATGAGTCGGAACCCGGACGCCACGACCCGTTGGTCGCACCGGCATATCCGACGCGACTTGACCCGACGATTGTTCACTAACGAAAGGAGCTCGACATGAGCGACGACACACTGGGAGACCCGATTGAGGCATTCGCTGGCGAGTCATACCGCCCGCCTGCGGTGGGCGAGCGGTTCGGCGAGACGCCCGCGGTCGCGGCCCAAGTGCATGAAGGTGGCCCCGAGCCCCAGCCGGTCGGTCCCGACACCAGCCCGGCGCAAATGGGCACCAGCACGCCACCGACACACGAACCGATGAGCAGCGGCCAGCACCTCCAACCTGCCAATCCGCTCGTGTCTGGACCCGAGGGCATCTCGGCCACCCAAGCCGGCGAGCACCAGGAGGAGTTCATGAAGCAGATGGGAAGATGAGCGCGACCGCCTTCGCCACCGATTTGAGGCCGGGCCTGTGGGTGAATCACGAAGGCCGCACCGCCGAGGTCAGGTTCGTGAGTTTCGCCGACGACGCTGAGTGCATGTACGCATGGCTCGGTGACGACACCGAGGCGACCGAATTGGACCCACAGCAGGCCGTCCGCCTGACCGTCCCCCCTCGGTACCGACCGCTGCTCGATGCAATCCGAGCCGAGAACAGCGCTAGACGAATCCTTGAGCGCCGAGCACCGAAGGAGCACACATGACCGAACAACTTGCGAGCACCCGGACACCAGGGACCGCATCACCGCGCCACCCGCACGAACCACCGCCCCCTAACTCGTTGTCGGGCATGATCGAGAAGTCGAAACGCAACGCTCGGGACGATGAGCACATGGCTGCCGCGCTCCGCCATCGTGTGGAGCTTCCCAAGCCGCCACAAGGCATAGACCCCGCCGTTGCCGAGTACATGCGGCGCCTTATCGAGTTCTTCCTCGAGCAGGCCCGTCTGCCCGTCTGGACGGAGCCGCGCCCCTTCTATGTCGAGCCGGAGCCATCGCCACCGAACTACCGCCCGCTCACTGTGCCAGCGCGGTCGATGATCACTTCCGCCGCGACTGACTGCCCGGTGGATATCGCGTTCCACATTCAATCGGATGGCACGGCCCAGGCTATGGGCAGTGTCGATGAGGTGCGCGGCCAGCTCGAGCTGCTCGTTCGCTCCGAGGGCGCGCGGCCCGAGGACGTGAGCGGCATTGTCGAGGCCCGCTTGGCCCGCCTGGTAGTCGCGAGCGACATCAAGCTGAAGGACGACCCTCGACTCCTCGAGCGAATCGAGACCTCGCCCGGCTGGCCGGCCCGCTACGACCGAGCCCTACCAGAGCTGGAGCCGTTGCCCGCTGTCGCTTGTCCTGACTGTGGGAACGTCGTCATCAATCGCCGCGAGCAGCCTCGGAGCGGAGACTGCCGAGCCTGCAACCGCCACTTCGGAGTGCGCATCGAACACGACGAGTTCGGGCGTGAGGTCATCACGGTCAATAAGCCACGCACGGCAGGCACCATGCACGTCCTCTCCGATGAGGAGCGACAAGCGAGATATGGAATCTGAAGTTCTCCCGGCCGAGTCGTGTGCCCTGGGGACCTCCGGGGCCAAAGGTGGCCACCATGCGGCCGACTGCTCGTCGGTCACCTGCCCGGCCGGGGCCCCGCTCAGCGTTCGCTAACCCCGTGAACCTCTCGGCTCGTCGTCAGCGCAGTCCCGCAGAAGGGACAGAAGTCGCTGCCCTTGTTCGGCGCCCCGCAATTCCCGCACGGAGCGACGCCGTGTTGGCGCTCGACGACGTGCCAGCGCCGCACAGGAGGGCGACGAGCGACGGTGGCAGCCTGCCGGCGCTGCTTGTGCTGAGTGACGGCGCCGAGCACGATGAGCACGACGAGAAGCACCGCTAGCGGCGCTGTGATCGGCACGTAGACCTCGGCCAAAGCAACCA
This window contains:
- a CDS encoding LLM class flavin-dependent oxidoreductase, which translates into the protein MEFGIFVQAHLPRRRVEADPDAEHHAIMNEVELVKAADRAGWKYVWVTEHHFLDEYSHMSANEVYLAHLSAVTDRIHVGSGIFNLNPQVNHPVRVAERVAMLDHLSDGRFEFGTGRGAGSREVTGFGIESTAVTKEVFDEVIPEFLRMWNETEYHHQGKAFSVPNRNVLPKPWRRPHPPIWMAAGNPPTYEKAARLGVGVLGFNTSAIGAMAPMVQAYKDAIGDAEPVGAYVNDNVMITNGVVCLEDGRKARQIVQDMGISYLQSLVFRYHDTFPKPQEVPDWPAVLPEPTPEDVDLRINEGYMLCGDPDEVLEQVRRYESVGADQLVFGMPIDMPMSAALETIQLFGEHIIPKLDGDPVHRSTRFRDAAAGR
- a CDS encoding tyrosine-type recombinase/integrase; protein product: MAALRAHRARQAQERLAWETAWTNIELVFTREDGTALSPVSMSQTIERLARKAGVPVIRFHDLRHTNASLSLLANQHPAVVAARLGHSVTMLLETYSHVLETVASDAASEVAGLVIGKALTIR